From Rana temporaria chromosome 7, aRanTem1.1, whole genome shotgun sequence, the proteins below share one genomic window:
- the TATDN2 gene encoding putative deoxyribonuclease TATDN2 isoform X2: MAERSGPRKHRWSSPPEMSPSKYLRGLDSKLPRGAHRSREPDPDGPSPPKERQVRVYPYESTPKRTLDHRLGSNSTESASSRGHRRTISWDFNRTDQAEASTPTPRASVSLTEGDRQFEMDEDTKTKSEDLQRFRPRRPNAPSLLFKRAFSDIGVSARGGRRSLDSQLKNLPETERMGRFQRRESEDSDLSFRTNAPKREIEEEKSSWRSESTSHPSWLGRTITIAVPNEELEVRKEKSRRSEPLPRTETNAPEREIEEEKSTWRSERTDHPIRIRRTVSRVIPKEEPEAHKEKPEVHEEKPRVRKERMEVHEEKPRVRKERMEVHEEKPRVHKEKIEVHEEKPRVRKERMEVHEEKPRVRKERMEVHEEKPRVRKERMEVHEETPRVRKERMEVHEEKPKVRKERMEVHEEKPRVRKERMEVHEEKPKVRKERMKVHEEKPRVRKERMEIDEEKLKDRKERTEDRKNKPETSMGTPRLVFLFESDKDSDTEDQEKDPSIGSDFSDVEDMGKLAKFSQEDEPLPGLPVEGTPAGISTPRSYVMYPRQLYNNSWSGHKDLWPTSPLYKPSSEQNKWRQDVLNKSCVSEVSVNHDPFSDSESEFEPRRDRSRSFDTSWTPDDKTKATRRMLEILPTDDSNTPRFLRDGFIDTHCHLDMLFSRLQNYKRSFADLREQYFSTFPSEFQGCITDYCDPRTLKRLPWRHVLNENMVWGAFGCHPHFAQYYNDQLQEEMMQAMRHPKAIAYGEMGLDYSHKCSTTIPDQHAVFEKQLKLAVPLGKPLVIHCRDADEDLFRIMKKWVPHDYKIHRHCFTGNYKDIEPFLDEFPNMSVGFTAVLTYPSAGNARDAVSRIPLDKLIVETDAPFFVPRQVPKSLCKFSHPGLAVHTVEEVARLKNLPVESVMAKLRENTYRLYNI, encoded by the exons ATGGCTGAAAGGAGTGGTCCGCGGAAGCACAGATGGTCGAGTCCTCCAGAAATGTCTCCAAGTAAATACTTGAGAGGCCTGGATTCCAAACTCCCGAGAGGGGCCCATCGCAGCAGAGAGCCAGACCCTGATGGCCCCAGCCCGCCGAAGGAGAGGCAAGTCAGGGTCTACCCCTATGAGAGTACGCCGAAACGTACTCTGGATCACCGGCTTGGCAGCAATTCCACAGAGAGTGCATCGAGCAGAGGCCACCGACGGACTATCAGCTGGGACTTCAACAGAACTGACCAAGCGGAGGCATCAACACCTACGCCTAGGGCCTCTGTGTCACTAACAGAG GGTGATCGCCAATTTGAGATGGATGAGGACACCAAAACAAAATCTGAGGATTTACAGAGGTTCCGACCACGAAGGCCCAATGCTCCGTCCTTGTTGTTTAAGAGGGCATTCAGCGACATAGGAGTTTCcgcaagaggaggaagaagatcacTGGATAGCCAGTTGAAAAATCTGCCGGAAACGGAGAGGATGGGTAGGTTCCAGCGGCGGGAGTCAGAGGATTCAGACTTGTCATTCAGGACAAACGCCCCCAAGAGAGAGATTGAGGAAGAGAAATCATCATGGAGGTCGGAGAGCACCAGTCACCCAAGCTGGTTGGGGCGAACCATCACAATTGCAGTTCCTAATGAAGAACTGGAAGTCCGTAAAGAGAAGTCCAGGCGTTCAGAGCCATTACCCAGGACCGAGACAAACGCCCCCGAGAGAGAGATTGAGGAAGAGAAATCAACCTGGAGGTCGGAGAGGACAGATCACCCAATCCGTATAAGGCGAACTGTCTCTAGAGTGATTCCTAAAGAAGAACCTGAGGCCCACAAAGAGAAACCGGAG GTTCATGAAGAGAAACCAAGGGTCCGTAAAGAGAGAATGGAGGTTCATGAAGAGAAACCAAGGGTCCGTAAAGAGAGAATGGAGGTTCATGAAGAGAAACCAAGGGTCCACAAAGAGAAAATCGAGGTTCATGAAGAGAAACCAAGGGTCCGTAAAGAGAGAATGGAGGTTCATGAAGAGAAACCAAGGGTCCGTAAAGAGAGAATGGAGGTTCATGAAGAGAAACCAAGGGTCCGTAAAGAGAGAATGGAGGTTCATGAAGAGACACCAAGGGTCCGTAAAGAGAGAATGGAGGTTCATGAAGAGAAACCAAAGGTCCGTAAAGAGAGAATGGAGGTTCATGAAGAGAAACCAAGGGTCCGTAAAGAGAGAATGGAGGTTCATGAAGAGAAACCAAAGGTCCGTAAAGAGAGAATGAAGGTTCATGAAGAGAAACCAAGGGTCCGCAAAGAGAGAATGGAGATTGATGAAGAAAAACTAAAGGACCGCAAAGAGAGAACGGAGGACCGCAAAAACAAACCAGAGACCTCAATGGGCACTCCCCGGCTTGTGTTCTTGTTTGAATCTGATAAAGACTCTGATACA GAAGACCAGGAAAAGGATCCATCTATAGGAAGCGACTTCTCTGACGTAGAAGATATGGGCAAGTTGGCCAAATTTTCTCAGGAAGACGAGCCTCTCCCGGGCCTCCCCGTGGAAGGCACTCCAGCTGGGATCTCAACACCCAGAAGTTACGTTATGTATCCTCGTCAATTATACAATAACTCATGGAGCGGTCATAAAGACCTCTGGCCCACCAGTCCCTTGTACAAGCCCAGCTCAGAGCAAAACAAGTGGCGTCAAGACGTCCTCAACAAGAGCTGCGTTTCTGAGGTTTCCGTGAACCATGACCCGTTCAGCGACAGCGAAAGCGAGTTTGAACCCAGACGGGACAGATCGCGTTCCTTTGATACATCATGGACGCCCGATGACAAAACTAAAGCCACACGAAGAATGTTGGAGATCTTGCCCACCGATGACTCCAACACGCCAAGGTTCCTGCGCGACGGCTTCATAGACACTCACTGCCACCTGGACATGCTCTTCTCACGGCTGCAGAATTATAAGCGCTCCTTCGCCGATCTCCGCGAGCAGTACTTCTCCACTTTCCCCTCTGAGTTTCAGGGCTGCATCACGGATTACTGTGACCCCCGCACGTTAAAGAGACTTCCTTGGCGGCACGTGCTAAACGAGAACATGGTCTGGGGGGCGTtcgggtgtcaccctcatttcgcGCAGTACTATAACGACCAGCTACAGGAGGAGATGATGCAGGCTATGCGGCACCCGAAAGCCATCGCCTATGGGGAGATGGGCCTGGATTACTCCCACAAATGTTCCACGACCATCCCGGACCAGCATGCC GTTTTCGAGAAGCAGCTGAAGTTGGCCGTGCCCCTGGGGAAGCCTCTGGTCATTCATTGCCGAGACGCAGACGAGGATCTGTTCAGGATCATGAAGAAGTGGGTTCCCCACGACTACAAGATACATCG ACATTGCTTTACTGGCAACTACAAAGACATTGAACCCTTCCTGGATGAGTTTCCAAACATGTCTGTGGGCTTCACCGCCGTCCTGACGTACCCTTCAGCGGGAAATGCGCGGGACGCCGTCTCCCGGATCCCTCTGGACAAGCTGATCGTAGAAACAGACGCTCCGTTCTTTGTACCAAGACAG gtACCCAAGAGCCTGTGTAAATTTTCACACCCGGGCCTCGCCGTGCACACTGTTGAGGAAGTCGCCCGGCTCAAGAACTTACCCGTGGAATCGGTCATGGCAAAACTCCGAGAGAACACCTACCGGCTCTATAATATATAA
- the TATDN2 gene encoding putative deoxyribonuclease TATDN2 isoform X1, with translation MAERSGPRKHRWSSPPEMSPSKYLRGLDSKLPRGAHRSREPDPDGPSPPKERQVRVYPYESTPKRTLDHRLGSNSTESASSRGHRRTISWDFNRTDQAEASTPTPRASVSLTEGDRQFEMDEDTKTKSEDLQRFRPRRPNAPSLLFKRAFSDIGVSARGGRRSLDSQLKNLPETERMGRFQRRESEDSDLSFRTNAPKREIEEEKSSWRSESTSHPSWLGRTITIAVPNEELEVRKEKSRRSEPLPRTETNAPEREIEEEKSTWRSERTDHPIRIRRTVSRVIPKEEPEAHKEKPEVHEEKPKVRKERMEVHEEKPRVRKERMEVHEEKPRVRKERMEVHEEKPRVHKEKIEVHEEKPRVRKERMEVHEEKPRVRKERMEVHEEKPRVRKERMEVHEETPRVRKERMEVHEEKPKVRKERMEVHEEKPRVRKERMEVHEEKPKVRKERMKVHEEKPRVRKERMEIDEEKLKDRKERTEDRKNKPETSMGTPRLVFLFESDKDSDTEDQEKDPSIGSDFSDVEDMGKLAKFSQEDEPLPGLPVEGTPAGISTPRSYVMYPRQLYNNSWSGHKDLWPTSPLYKPSSEQNKWRQDVLNKSCVSEVSVNHDPFSDSESEFEPRRDRSRSFDTSWTPDDKTKATRRMLEILPTDDSNTPRFLRDGFIDTHCHLDMLFSRLQNYKRSFADLREQYFSTFPSEFQGCITDYCDPRTLKRLPWRHVLNENMVWGAFGCHPHFAQYYNDQLQEEMMQAMRHPKAIAYGEMGLDYSHKCSTTIPDQHAVFEKQLKLAVPLGKPLVIHCRDADEDLFRIMKKWVPHDYKIHRHCFTGNYKDIEPFLDEFPNMSVGFTAVLTYPSAGNARDAVSRIPLDKLIVETDAPFFVPRQVPKSLCKFSHPGLAVHTVEEVARLKNLPVESVMAKLRENTYRLYNI, from the exons ATGGCTGAAAGGAGTGGTCCGCGGAAGCACAGATGGTCGAGTCCTCCAGAAATGTCTCCAAGTAAATACTTGAGAGGCCTGGATTCCAAACTCCCGAGAGGGGCCCATCGCAGCAGAGAGCCAGACCCTGATGGCCCCAGCCCGCCGAAGGAGAGGCAAGTCAGGGTCTACCCCTATGAGAGTACGCCGAAACGTACTCTGGATCACCGGCTTGGCAGCAATTCCACAGAGAGTGCATCGAGCAGAGGCCACCGACGGACTATCAGCTGGGACTTCAACAGAACTGACCAAGCGGAGGCATCAACACCTACGCCTAGGGCCTCTGTGTCACTAACAGAG GGTGATCGCCAATTTGAGATGGATGAGGACACCAAAACAAAATCTGAGGATTTACAGAGGTTCCGACCACGAAGGCCCAATGCTCCGTCCTTGTTGTTTAAGAGGGCATTCAGCGACATAGGAGTTTCcgcaagaggaggaagaagatcacTGGATAGCCAGTTGAAAAATCTGCCGGAAACGGAGAGGATGGGTAGGTTCCAGCGGCGGGAGTCAGAGGATTCAGACTTGTCATTCAGGACAAACGCCCCCAAGAGAGAGATTGAGGAAGAGAAATCATCATGGAGGTCGGAGAGCACCAGTCACCCAAGCTGGTTGGGGCGAACCATCACAATTGCAGTTCCTAATGAAGAACTGGAAGTCCGTAAAGAGAAGTCCAGGCGTTCAGAGCCATTACCCAGGACCGAGACAAACGCCCCCGAGAGAGAGATTGAGGAAGAGAAATCAACCTGGAGGTCGGAGAGGACAGATCACCCAATCCGTATAAGGCGAACTGTCTCTAGAGTGATTCCTAAAGAAGAACCTGAGGCCCACAAAGAGAAACCGGAGGTTCATGAAGAGAAACCAAAGGTCCGTAAAGAGAGAATGGAGGTTCATGAAGAGAAACCAAGGGTCCGTAAAGAGAGAATGGAGGTTCATGAAGAGAAACCAAGGGTCCGTAAAGAGAGAATGGAGGTTCATGAAGAGAAACCAAGGGTCCACAAAGAGAAAATCGAGGTTCATGAAGAGAAACCAAGGGTCCGTAAAGAGAGAATGGAGGTTCATGAAGAGAAACCAAGGGTCCGTAAAGAGAGAATGGAGGTTCATGAAGAGAAACCAAGGGTCCGTAAAGAGAGAATGGAGGTTCATGAAGAGACACCAAGGGTCCGTAAAGAGAGAATGGAGGTTCATGAAGAGAAACCAAAGGTCCGTAAAGAGAGAATGGAGGTTCATGAAGAGAAACCAAGGGTCCGTAAAGAGAGAATGGAGGTTCATGAAGAGAAACCAAAGGTCCGTAAAGAGAGAATGAAGGTTCATGAAGAGAAACCAAGGGTCCGCAAAGAGAGAATGGAGATTGATGAAGAAAAACTAAAGGACCGCAAAGAGAGAACGGAGGACCGCAAAAACAAACCAGAGACCTCAATGGGCACTCCCCGGCTTGTGTTCTTGTTTGAATCTGATAAAGACTCTGATACA GAAGACCAGGAAAAGGATCCATCTATAGGAAGCGACTTCTCTGACGTAGAAGATATGGGCAAGTTGGCCAAATTTTCTCAGGAAGACGAGCCTCTCCCGGGCCTCCCCGTGGAAGGCACTCCAGCTGGGATCTCAACACCCAGAAGTTACGTTATGTATCCTCGTCAATTATACAATAACTCATGGAGCGGTCATAAAGACCTCTGGCCCACCAGTCCCTTGTACAAGCCCAGCTCAGAGCAAAACAAGTGGCGTCAAGACGTCCTCAACAAGAGCTGCGTTTCTGAGGTTTCCGTGAACCATGACCCGTTCAGCGACAGCGAAAGCGAGTTTGAACCCAGACGGGACAGATCGCGTTCCTTTGATACATCATGGACGCCCGATGACAAAACTAAAGCCACACGAAGAATGTTGGAGATCTTGCCCACCGATGACTCCAACACGCCAAGGTTCCTGCGCGACGGCTTCATAGACACTCACTGCCACCTGGACATGCTCTTCTCACGGCTGCAGAATTATAAGCGCTCCTTCGCCGATCTCCGCGAGCAGTACTTCTCCACTTTCCCCTCTGAGTTTCAGGGCTGCATCACGGATTACTGTGACCCCCGCACGTTAAAGAGACTTCCTTGGCGGCACGTGCTAAACGAGAACATGGTCTGGGGGGCGTtcgggtgtcaccctcatttcgcGCAGTACTATAACGACCAGCTACAGGAGGAGATGATGCAGGCTATGCGGCACCCGAAAGCCATCGCCTATGGGGAGATGGGCCTGGATTACTCCCACAAATGTTCCACGACCATCCCGGACCAGCATGCC GTTTTCGAGAAGCAGCTGAAGTTGGCCGTGCCCCTGGGGAAGCCTCTGGTCATTCATTGCCGAGACGCAGACGAGGATCTGTTCAGGATCATGAAGAAGTGGGTTCCCCACGACTACAAGATACATCG ACATTGCTTTACTGGCAACTACAAAGACATTGAACCCTTCCTGGATGAGTTTCCAAACATGTCTGTGGGCTTCACCGCCGTCCTGACGTACCCTTCAGCGGGAAATGCGCGGGACGCCGTCTCCCGGATCCCTCTGGACAAGCTGATCGTAGAAACAGACGCTCCGTTCTTTGTACCAAGACAG gtACCCAAGAGCCTGTGTAAATTTTCACACCCGGGCCTCGCCGTGCACACTGTTGAGGAAGTCGCCCGGCTCAAGAACTTACCCGTGGAATCGGTCATGGCAAAACTCCGAGAGAACACCTACCGGCTCTATAATATATAA